The Salvelinus sp. IW2-2015 unplaced genomic scaffold, ASM291031v2 Un_scaffold4212, whole genome shotgun sequence nucleotide sequence acagaaaccctggacgGCACCATttctaacagaaaccctggacgGCCCCATTTTACTAACAGAACCCTGGACTGGCACCATTTTCAACAGAAACCCTGGACGGCACCATTactaacagaaaccctggacgGGCCACCATTTTCCAACAGAAACCCTGGACGGGCACcatttcctaacagaaaccctggacgGCCACCATTTTCTAACAGGAACCCTGACGGCACCAtttttcctaacagaaacccggACGGGCACCATTTACTAACAGAAACCTGGACGGCACCATTTTCCTAAACATACACCTGACGGGCACCATTTTACTAACCAGAAACCCTGGACGGCCACCATTttctaacagaaaccctggacgGCACATTTTCTAACAGAAACCTGGACGGGCACCATTCTAACAGAAACCCATGACGGCCACCATCTTTTCCTAACTAGAAACCCTGAACGTGCCCATCCGGTTTTTCCTGACACAGAAACCCTGAGTAAAACGGGCCCATTATTACAACAGAAACCTGGACGGCACATTACTAACAGAACCTGACGCCACATACACAGAGGACGACCATTTCCTAACAGAAAACCCCTGGACGGGCACCATTTACCGTAAAACATACAACCACCTCTGAAATGAGATCTCTCTCAGCTGCAGCATGTGAAGGACAGAGAGCAGCGGTTGAAGTTGGAGCTGGACCGGCTACGTAACCACCTGCTGGAGATAGAGGACACCTACACACGGGAGGTCCTGGCTGCTGAGGACAGGGAGGCGGAGCTACGCAAGAGAGTCACGCTATTGGACGACAGACTGGCCACTTCCTCAAGTCAGGTGGAGAGCACCAGGTAAACATGTTCAGTAGGCACGACGATGAAACGGGGAAGTACTATCTGAACGTTTTTGAAACGTCTTGAAACATTATTTGCTACTGTgtgtcctaatgaacacaaccctgaaaACAGATGGTCTGTTTATCACTGGTGATGGTTCAGTTACAGACGGATAAAAACTTTATCGTCCCGTGTCCGACGAACACAGAAATGTACGTCCAATGGAAAGTTTGTGTTCTTTCACTATCCCCAACCCCTCKGAAAGACACAMCGAGGTTTGGGtatcaaagaggaggaggaggaaaacgtGAGTCATCTTCTTCTTGTTTGTCTTGTAGCCACCAGGCGTCTCTCCAGGTGGAGTCTCTCCAGGAGCAGCTGAGTGGAACGGTGAGGCAGAGAGACGAGGCCTTGATCCAGCTCAGAGCAGCACAGGACCAGGTCAACCAGTACGCCGTGTCCCTGTCCAACCTSCAGATGGTGCTAGAGCAGTTCCAGCAAGGCAAGACTACTGGCCTCCGCTAgtctgatcccagatcagtttgtgctgtgtAGATAGCGTCTATGATCGGTGTAATGCCATGATaaggaccataggagttggcaagaacaCTAACAGRtctgggaccaggctag carries:
- the LOC112077031 gene encoding thyroid receptor-interacting protein 11-like, with the translated sequence DENEAVAQRSREKESEFRALQETNMQVSLLMREKEFERSAVSEKAAAMEKMLKDREQLQHVKDREQRLKLELDRLRNHLLEIEDTYTREVLAAEDREAELRKRVTLLDDRLATSSSQVESTSHQASLQVESLQEQLSGTVRQRDEALIQLRAAQDQVNQYAVSLSNLQMVLEQFQQEEKAMYSSDLINTRGRRTSGGEKHLSWRTEPQT